A section of the Pseudobacteriovorax antillogorgiicola genome encodes:
- a CDS encoding AMP-binding protein: MSQNFRFVDMIWSHVQEQPERLALSIPQSWDDKQVTASNNLSYGELGSRVAELIQGLKREGIGPGDRVILLFPVTVDMICLMIALFARGAVPTFVDPGMGLRRAFQAIKGSKAKAIVTLPGIVRWRRFIPALRSIKAYPWRKNSQQALEALLLPGATDWEIDRTREDGDEGIITFTSGTSGRPKAANRTRAILQGQHEALNSVWTPAPDEVAMTCFPISSLFYICHGVTCIFPALDLAKPGRAKGKVIVQQMLDDQVTSLFGAPAFLESVFDEMTPTHEIKKLRTVVTGGAPTPTRLAQKIISTLPESQNLILYGSTEAEPIAYTSMESVIQEKLAGYLVGTIVDAATVRLIPKATSHQPSEAELRQIQAAPGEVGELWVRGPHVVEEYLNHPEANRLTKIRSQEGYLWHRTGDLAYRDLRGRLCLVGRAKDELRNSDGNLIFPFPIEEEIDQIPGVQRSALLEVQGVITLVFEPKATDEALKPKILSILERRNINAKIVVLDQIPVDRRHNSKIDRNQVRRLIK; encoded by the coding sequence TTGAGTCAGAATTTTCGCTTTGTCGACATGATATGGAGTCACGTCCAAGAGCAACCAGAGAGGCTCGCTCTTTCCATCCCACAGTCTTGGGATGACAAGCAAGTGACAGCCAGCAACAATCTCAGCTACGGCGAGCTAGGCTCAAGAGTAGCTGAGCTGATTCAGGGGCTAAAGCGCGAGGGTATTGGCCCTGGTGATCGGGTGATTTTACTCTTTCCAGTAACTGTGGATATGATATGCCTGATGATCGCCTTATTTGCTAGAGGTGCAGTACCGACCTTCGTCGATCCAGGGATGGGATTGCGCCGAGCCTTTCAAGCTATAAAAGGCAGCAAGGCCAAGGCCATTGTCACCTTGCCTGGTATCGTTCGGTGGCGGCGATTCATTCCAGCACTAAGATCCATCAAGGCTTATCCTTGGCGGAAAAACTCTCAGCAAGCACTCGAAGCTCTCTTGCTGCCTGGTGCCACTGACTGGGAAATCGATCGAACCCGAGAGGATGGGGACGAAGGCATCATCACCTTCACATCAGGTACCAGTGGCAGGCCCAAAGCTGCAAACCGAACTAGGGCTATCCTTCAAGGCCAGCATGAAGCTCTCAATAGCGTCTGGACACCCGCACCGGATGAAGTCGCCATGACTTGCTTTCCCATATCAAGTCTCTTTTATATTTGCCACGGGGTCACCTGCATTTTCCCAGCGTTGGATCTTGCCAAGCCAGGTCGAGCGAAGGGCAAGGTCATCGTCCAACAGATGCTCGATGACCAAGTGACGAGCCTCTTCGGAGCCCCTGCATTTCTAGAATCGGTTTTTGACGAGATGACACCGACCCATGAAATAAAGAAACTGCGAACAGTTGTGACAGGGGGAGCACCAACCCCAACAAGACTAGCTCAAAAAATCATCTCGACTTTACCTGAAAGTCAAAATCTGATTCTTTACGGCTCCACCGAAGCTGAACCGATCGCTTATACATCAATGGAATCTGTGATCCAAGAGAAATTAGCAGGCTACTTGGTTGGAACTATCGTAGACGCTGCAACTGTAAGACTAATCCCTAAGGCCACCAGCCACCAGCCCTCCGAGGCTGAGCTTCGACAGATCCAAGCTGCTCCCGGTGAAGTGGGCGAGCTTTGGGTTCGTGGCCCACATGTAGTGGAAGAGTACTTAAATCATCCTGAAGCCAACCGCCTGACCAAAATCAGAAGCCAGGAAGGCTACCTATGGCATCGCACCGGCGACCTCGCCTACCGAGATCTACGGGGGCGACTATGTCTCGTGGGACGGGCGAAAGATGAGTTGCGAAATAGCGACGGAAACCTGATCTTTCCGTTTCCTATAGAAGAAGAGATCGACCAAATCCCGGGAGTCCAAAGGTCTGCCTTGCTTGAAGTGCAAGGTGTAATCACCCTAGTTTTCGAACCAAAAGCTACTGACGAGGCCTTGAAACCCAAGATACTTTCCATTTTAGAGCGACGAAATATTAATGCTAAGATAGTGGTCTTAGACCAAATTCCAGTCGATCGACGCCACAATAGCAAGATCGATCGAAACCAAGTGCGTCGTCTGATAAAATAA